One Solanum pennellii chromosome 10, SPENNV200 genomic region harbors:
- the LOC107002780 gene encoding protein EMSY-LIKE 3-like codes for MDYEPYDSSGTDDDLPPSHQNRIPRGSGRITGNGRSAVIGSVPYQRMYGETDMEAQIHQLEQEAYISVLRAFKAQADAISWEKESLITELRKELRLSNEEHRELLARVNNDDVIRRIRDWRQSGGHQPSMLGAGQSVHDPTPSPSVSASRKKQKIAQSLPSQSFAGPSPTFHPPPVTAANQPSSSAAKRGPMVGPKGKKHKSGQMMSGASSMKMQYPTPGPSGRAQFGNRVSEPAEAASFDPLIGRKVKTRWPDDNNFYEALITDFNRVEGRHALVYDMGTANETWEWVNLAEISPEDIQWEGEDPGISHHGNYGGPGRAMTRPAGRDSAPGAGRGRGLTKAHSRKDFPPSQNGLGKKGPDDIKLLHTGTLIREVERIFSSGHPDPQMVEKATKVLKEHEQALLDAISKLGEYSDGESEERHFMHGQDMDRE; via the exons ATGGACTACGAGCCCTACGATAGCAGTG GAACTGATGATGATCTTCCTCCATCACATCAAAATAGGATTCCAAGAGGTAGCGGACGCATTACTGGAAATGGAAGATCTGCTGTCATTGGTTCTGTCCCCTACCAGAGGATGTACGGTGAAACAGACATGGAGGCCCAAATTCACCAACTTGAGCAAGAAGCATACATTTCAGTTCTAAGAGCTTTTAAAGCTCAAGCTGATGCCATTTCATGG GAGAAAGAAAGCTTGATAACTGAGTTAAGGAAGGAGTTACGGTTGTCCAATGAAGAACATAGAGAACTTCTTGCTAGAGTTAATAATGATGATGTCATCAGAAGAATAAG GGACTGGAGGCAATCTGGTGGGCATCAACCTAGTATGCTTGGTGCTGGTCAATCTGTTCATGATCCAACACCCAGCCCTTCCGTGTCAGCATCACGGAAAAAACAGAAGATAGCCCAGTCTTTACCTTCTCAATCCTTTGCTGGACCATCTCCTACTTTTCATCCACCTCCAGTGACTGCTGCAAACCAGCCATCTTCATCTGCAGCCAAGAGAGGACCTATGGTGGGGCCAAAGGGTAAAAAGCATAAATCT GGCCAGATGATGTCTGGTGCGTCTTCGATGAAGATGCAGTACCCTACTCCTGGTCCTTCTGGAAGAGCCCAATTTGGTAATCGGGTTTCTGAACCCGCTGAAGCAGCATCATTTGATCCATTGATTGGAAGGAAAGTGAAAACTAGATGGCCTGATGACAATAATTTTTATGAAGCACTCATAACTGATTTTAATCGAGTTGAG GGTAGACATGCTCTTGTTTATGATATGGGTACTGCAAATGAGACGTGGGAATGGGTCAACCTTGCTGAG ATTTCTCCCGAGGATATCCAGTGGGAGGGTGAAGACCCTGGAATTTCTCATCATGGAAATTATGGTGGACCAGGTCGTGCCATGACTAGACCTGCTGGACGTGATAGTGCTCCTGGTGCAGGGAGAGGTCGGGGCTTGACTAAAGCTCACTCTAGAAAAGATTTTCCACCATCACAGAATGGCCTAGGGAAGAAGGGACCTGATGATATTAAGTTACTTCATACTGGTACATTGATCAGAGAG GTGGAGAGGATCTTTAGCTCTGGCCATCCAGATCCTCAGATGGTAGAGAAGGCAACGAAAGTGCTGAAG GAGCATGAGCAGGCACTTCTCGATGCCATTTCAAAGCTTGGAGAGTATTCTGATGGTGAAAGTG AGGAACGGCATTTCATGCATGGGCAGGACATGGATCGGGAGTAG